The following coding sequences are from one Asterias amurensis chromosome 8, ASM3211899v1 window:
- the LOC139940757 gene encoding uncharacterized protein, with protein sequence MDKVQSAQVKVQDDKQDESSPGCGSEKTSEIILPKEKEGLNPGNSLEGSADGVTVTKGAADGASKITEQKEHLQSDDESMVNAATATTVQDKEQSADTVTLSSENTSPTSQGEVLESKEEGTKSSDPNLFTYLGLVKKGADGKQSPTTAVEASPSLPNDPGGEELPAQKETLSTDTTGQSSDLNSRETTDPEVEDDPAQVTMISGRKDKRQQVDKIPCASSSLSEIGEVGTTRTPPRFIKLNLDQSKETIICCPVALLLQHTNYVDVTLQEDHKDLYSIKCCKCVHEDSEPYAMLEHLHEAHQIQSDLDKLLNLNSQHLGCMSHPECVSIPGIPNLPEGLSDLDNGVIRFNNIGIPRRSFACRLCPLNFTTSRGLLSHHQYFTRTVLSKDVKDPCHSKFTCKVCPRQFENFLDFYAHHKWMRVNKDLFIREKKVNIMSNAGEVVASLSTTTRSSEKTPSSSKFIWGFEANLTPDRNVLGYSIQNFPKTVSGPTDSSADANELNTEADNTKNLSEIQYVESSISYLPGNETEEAKYGCGICLKTFPRLVQLQGHMGCHARKQNPVSTTTYIVPAVEEPKDIEYKCGICSDTFTKLSFLQNHMETHCKPLKQKQLPAASPFQTETKSISETVTLISYACDVCNRTFLSEVKLWDHRLTHGPEAALKNTVLPSKKMDINRKKNHICTVCKRSYYHKKSLNFHETKGPCQAKVPVFVAPQNAIQPVKRLEKLYTPAGGETKDKGVVRRRNRRAVTNKEDVQAQDDPEVPPPHDCDGCDKKFNLLWQLQRHKGFRTKANKYQIQKGAETAVTEIPKPPYSCKVCQQSFACFWQFKSHQVKRHAQLSRWLAHSGAKSITVKMKSRAESAGSSQGEPEASTSNAFDNATARKNTTASRLQRLLAACRRSKVKGYNTRAQKKMFQSKEPVATDISIVLHYKCNVCGMPFEGEASLRSHMISHRNMRNNSLRRLSMPVDTTSGESGSIPRYKCAYCTKTFAGKASIRSHMISHNKKIKSTKAVAKITNKSGKAMSPAETSEVCDDQRQKSSCAPKRGEDSGSEKDVVGSEIDDKHGKLDCNATAVDGIEQATLPIVPDLVTEKSLQKLSEETTTNKMDLQSANISTISEYICDVCSKAFAGKGSLRSHKISHNKKTKDKSPEAVTEITDESGKEMSAAETPEVCDDKRQELSSSPQRCEDSGSEKDVVGSEIDDKHGKLDCNAAAVAETEQEILPIVPDLVAEKSLQKLSEETTTNKIDLQSSNISIIPRYKCDVCGKDFSKAFSGEASLRSHKISHHKKMNNKSPEAVAEKNDESGKEMSAAETIETCDDQRQEPSCAPKRGEDKCSENDAVVSEIDDQSDKLDCNVAAVAETARETLPFVPDGVTEKSLQQSSEKTTTNKMDLQSANILIIPQYKCDVCSKVFAGKGSLRSHKISHKTMKNKPAGAVTEITDDSEKQVSAAETSEVCDDKICEDSGSEKDGVGSKIDDNHGKLDCIVAAVVETEREYLPFVPDLVMDKSLPKSSEVPTCNVMDLQSAVTKTAQEALPIVPDLAMNKSLQKSSEATTCNKMDLQSAVTKTAQEALPIVPDTAPNTCDANGSHLNKSGDLEKDTSHRAELESSRKTSNDEQEPQTPLENIPINPSRDEVPSSSISRDVHLSENPVEAANSCLSNDKQMKQPPNKTSDVEDLSSGKVTPDKTNLQLSVENKKDFDLTGKVANDESDVKPSEEPHSDEVDCPSTENNSSEGACTLEQGLTDNSNEKISSSEMSEPHTMELQTSDEIVPHGLKITGTRAEIPLENPNVVAEKVVADSELETETDIPLGSNSNNQCVDGSTNNTNSKLAEEGVNANPSAVSSEASNIIAKDSQSSIESTMTNPTSVPDYLQDETMHRALAEGSVTSIPTVCVRTGEEPPKMYTCKMCKKTYAKYNQLTSHKRAHARRKRQGLKRRTPKVKEPVPLQLTCHICKVNFFDYQSYYNHKGAHASIKNSTGFENCQTSLELSKEDQSHAVDAEEVNPQTTELESSKETQSRVVVAEDTNRPVAELKSSKEKESHTTVSKDTNQRVKSSVDKSSDGITQNSPKHQEESQQKSKSLGTTMSAGRLASAKDIALQAAAASKVAMVTSSSFRNAGKYACDQCSKTFSRFTQLKGHLAVHTAKLPVQKREKPYFCKYCKVKFVTAARLLSHVKKHGDEKECEYLRQKIALQEMDHSYFRKVIGGNKTAPEKPTKKVQTTLSFEHYESSEYQGLACPYCPRKYAKQCHLANHMNTHRKYKCTVCRSSFFTPRQLSVHFPCPSELLKPKEDPKIKPKDDPKIKQKEDPKIKQKDDPKIKQKGDPKTAQESKVKPKPVPISVSRKPTNSTPAPGSVPLILACNQSSVILTKIFRVFLSGLRHQKKGAIHQRSKWFQPNRSLQRAALKCHQARLQKILGSLRKAIIMEIEEDTHKVVYDCSECRKSSFCHKAILRHFLQKHLPQTEEKVKEKEKVKEKEKVKEKENVKEKEKVKEKEKKELPASPEVQIIEERPSGRFRNCPICKRSSGFQCHLHNKAKNTETETEVEIDNDADFDIETEGPKKYRKKKSFPCDICRQKFTQRSRLMRHKASHMVYKDSARIACQFCKYTAISRFAMAAHLKIHRKRISKRPTRDGVMELGEKRISRSFTRDEVMELGEKRISKRPTRDRVMELGDKPKFVKIKPKDASVYTCRTCGKFFTSVRAFSSHTQEHEDEDCSIVQHENSSNPSENSGNQDSQQGSSVNPSTQQLKTIPGPMKLNTNPLQQLNTKLTPQKVDTNPSPQQLNTNLTPQKVNTNPSPQKLNTNPPSQQLKTNLAPQHLSNNSTPQQSNTNPAPQQLSTNPAPQQLSTNPTPQKVNTNPSSQLLSTNKPILAKSGSIILILQHGKNTSATNTSNMQFVKVSNPPTVQRVVSNPIALQNTTPNLQNGNSSTQHGDNTSPTVQQVDTQAVENVVNSKHTLQNEEANPKRRKSRKQPEVNLPFSCAKCPEFFKTTEKLWDHIIKEHTAANPYKCTKCSFATDSPSSLHRHEKKHEESSLEKKKWHSYLRDVLHSNLTTPSAGLPNSPTKKVRNGSQAGDKSQSDSVSPKKTGKLEVQTNSGYQTIKSPRSEVQTTETVSQPPSGCDTSQNSEGSSWKPAESPDEYFACSQCKDFRASTQKEWDQHIVTVHKGSTTDKFSCKMCQYATTSKQRLERHMKLHRRMTLQCDSCAYRTPQRHQMIRHVQTVHKQQKPFKCKTCSYSTAYNHHLRRHAEKHKNPNFRCRYRKFMKSGDWHKVDNIKGNASMLCKECGCEFRNKKTLRRHQLKKHFRQTIAASSGQPNSLGPSLDVERSFSVIKPQSGTVGHAVFSEQVQEVHQCSICAMVFRRRSDLNQHVSKGHPKTKTSLPSQCPQCGIVTGSEQLEDHMKIHEEENLLSCTEEGCQFKTAESIHLQRHQAKHAAQKEVLHSCRPCQMSFPDLSSLEVHNNQHHTKLPNIISHKDPFFCTQCPYQSPCEKDANRHWKLHNYNQSFQCEYCVFSTSTAAAVATHRKIHFGGRRLSAAFVPKKTRKTRSTGQEWSPGKNSGTSLQQHLFMSNQGKKLYECRYCQRFFEVAEAWQRHELRHMAEWPQY encoded by the exons ATGGACAAAGTTCAAAGTGCACAGGTTAAAGTTCAAGATGACAAGCAAGATGAAAGCTCACCTGGTTGTGGATCCGAGAAGACATCAGAGATCATTTTACCCAAGGAAAAAGAAGGACTAAACCCTGGAAATTCATTAGAAGGCTCAGCAGATGGAGTAACAGTAACAAAG ggtgCAGCTGATGGGGCGAGTAAAATAACGGAGCAGAAGGAACATTTGCAGTCTGATGATGAGTCAATGGTGAATGCAGCTACAGCTACGACAGTTCAAGATAAAGAACAAAGTGCAGACACTGTGACATTGTCAAGTGAGAATACCAGTCCAACATCACAAGGTGAAGTACTGGAAAGCAAAGAGGAAGGTACAAAGAGTTCAGACCCTAATCTATTCACCTATCTGGGACTTGTGAAAAAAGGTGCCGATGGTAAGCAGAGTCCGACAACAGCAGTCGAGGCTTCTCCGTCTTTGCCGAATGACCCTGGTGGTGAAGAGCTGCCTGCACAGAAAGAGACACTTTCAACAGATACCACGGGACAGTCATCGGATCTGAATTCCAGAGAAACCACCGACCCTGAGGTTGAGGATGATCCAGCACAAGTCACCATGATTTCTGGCCGCAAGGATAAACGTCAGCAAGTTGACAAAATTCCTTGTGCCAGCAGTTCGCTCAGTGAGATCGGTGAGGTTGGGACAACTCGGACCCCTCCCAGATTTATCAAGTTGAATTTAGACCAGAGTAAGGAGACCATCATTTGCTGTCCGGTAGCCCTTTTACTCCAGCATACCAACTATGTTGACGTGACCCTGCAGGAAGACCATAAAGACTTGTATTCCATCAAATGTTGCAAGTGCGTCCATGAGGACTCCGAACCTTATGCGATGTTAGAGCACCTCCATGAGGCACACCAGATTCAGAGTGACCTCGATAAACTCCTCAACCTCAATAGTCAGCACCTTGGCTGCATGAGCCATCCAGAATGTGTGAGCATCCCTGGGATCCCAAATCTTCCCGAGGGACTCTCCGATTTGGACAACGGTGTTATTCGGTTTAATAACATCGGGATACCAAGACGTAGCTTTGCCTGTCGACTCTGCCCGTTGAATTTCACCACCTCGAGAGGGCTCCTCTCTCACCACCAATACTTTACACGAACTGTGTTGAGCAAAGATGTCAAGGATCCTTGCCATTCAAAATTCACATGCAAGGTTTGTCCGAGACAGTTTGAAAATTTTCTTGATTTCTACGCTCATCACAAATGGATGCGTGTCAACAAGGACTTATTTATCCGAGAGAAGAAAGTGAACATTATGAGTAATGCAGGAGAGGTAGTCGCTAGTTTAAGTACCACAACGAGGTCAAGCGAAAAAACACCATCTTCCTCTAAATTTATTTGGGGCTTTGAGGCCAACCTGACACCAGACAGGAATGTTCTAGGGTACTCTATTCAGAATTTCCCCAAGACAGTCTCGGGGCCTACAGATTCTTCTGCTGACGCTAATGAGCTCAACACTGAAGCAGATAACACTAAAAACCTTTCTGAAATTCAGTACGTTGAGTCTTCAATTAGCTACCTTCCCGGAAATGAGACAGAAGAAGCCAAATACGGGTGCGGTATCTGTCTTAAAACCTTTCCCAGACTCGTTCAATTGCAGGGTCACATGGGATGCCATGCCAGGAAACAGAACCCTGTCAGCACTACAACTTACATAGTACCCGCTGTTGAGGAGCCAAAAGACATCGAGTACAAGTGTGGCATCTGCAGTGACACATTCACAAAGTTATCCTTTTTGCAGAACCACATGGAGACCCATTGCAAACCCCTCAAACAAAAACAGCTCCCTGCAGCTTCTCCTTTCCAGACTGAGACTAAATCAATCTCCGAAACAGTCACTCTCATCTCGTACGCATGTGACGTCTGCAATAGGACGTTTCTCTCAGAGGTAAAGCTATGGGATCATAGGCTGACGCACGGCCCCGAAGCAGCATTGAAAAACACAGTTTTGCCATCGAAAAAAATGGATATCaacagaaagaaaaatcacaTCTGTACCGTGTGCAAAAGGTCTTACTACCACAAGAAGAGTTTGAACTTTCATGAAACAAAAGGACCCTGCCAAGCGAAAGTACCTGTTTTTGTGGCCCCCCAGAATGCGATACAGCCGGTAAAGAGGCTAGAGAAACTTTATACACCAGCTGGTGGAGAAACCAAGGATAAAGGTGTAGTTCGCCGCCGCAATAGGAGAGCAGTAACAAACAAAGAAGATGTTCAGGCTCAAGACGACCCAGAAGTTCCACCACCCCATGACTGTGATGGATGTGACAAGAAATTCAACTTGCTGTGGCAGCTGCAGCGCCACAAAGGCTTTCGgacaaaagcaaacaaataccAGATCCAAAAAGGCGCCGAAACAGCTGTGACAGAAATACCCAAGCCACCTTACTCATGCAAAGTATGTCAACAAAGTTTTGCATGTTTCTGGCAGTTCAAATCTCACCAGGTTAAGCGACATGCTCAACTTAGCAGGTGGCTTGCACATTCGGGTGCCAAATCAATAACAGTTAAAATGAAGTCGCGGGCCGAGAGTGCAGGCAGTTCTCAAGGAGAACCGGAAGCATCTACTAGTAATGCATTTGATAATGCGACTGCTAGAAAAAATACTACAGCAAGTCGGCTTCAACGCCTGCTAGCTGCATGCAGACGGTCGAAAGTAAAAGGCTATAATACAAGAGCTCAGAAAAAGATGTTTCAAAGTAAGGAACCTGTGGCTACAGATATTTCCATCGTTCTCCACTATAAATGTAACGTATGCGGCATGCCTTTTGAAGGAGAGGCCTCCCTTAGAAGTCATATGATATCACACAGAAACATGCGAAACAACTCTCTGCGAAGGTTGTCCATGCCCGTGGATACTACTAGCGGCGAGTCTGGAAGCATCCCTCGGTATAAATGTGCCTACTGCACCAAGACTTTTGCTGGAAAGGCCTCCATCAGAAGTCATATGATATCACACAACAAGAAAATCAAATCTACGAAAGCAGTCGCAAAAATAACTAATAAATCTGGAAAAGCAATGTCTCCTGCTGAGACCAGTGAAGTTTGTGATGATCAAAGACAAAAATCGTCTTGTGCTCCCAAAAGAGGCGAGGACAGTGGCTCTGAGAAGGACGTTGTTGGCAGTGAAATTGATGATAAGCATGGTAAATTAGATTGCAATGCGACTGCAGTGGATGGAATTGAACAAGCAACCCTCCCAATTGTCCCTGACTTGGTTACGGAAAAATCTCTTCAAAAATTGTCAGAAGAAACTACTACTAACAAGATGGATCTTCAGTCGGCAAACATTTCCACCATTTCTGAATACATATGTGACGTCTGCAGCAAGGCTTTTGCTGGAAAGGGCTCCCTGAGAAGTCATAAGATATCACACAACAAGAAAACGAAAGACAAATCTCCTGAAGCAGTCACTGAAATAACTGATGAATCTGGAAAAGAAATGTCTGCTGCTGAGACCCCTGAAGTTTGTGATGATAAAAGACAAGAATTGTCAAGTTCTCCCCAAAGATGCGAGGACAGTGGCTCTGAGAAGGACGTCGTTGGCAGTGAAATTGACGATAAGCATGGTAAATTAGATTGCAATGCGGCTGCAGTGGCTGAAACGGAACAAGAAATCCTCCCCATTGTCCCTGACTTGGTGGCGGAAAAATCTCTTCAAAAATTGTCAGAAGAAACTACTACTAACAAGATAGATCTTCAGTCGTCAAACATTTCCATCATTCCTCGATACAAATGTGACGTATGCGGCAAGGACTTCAGCAAGGCTTTTTCTGGAGAGGCCTCCCTTAGAAGTCATAAGATATCACACCACAAGAAAATGAACAACAAATCTCCTGAAGCAGTCGCAGAAAAAAATGATGAATCTGGAAAAGAAATGTCTGCTGCTGAGACTATTGAAACTTGTGATGATCAAAGACAAGAACCATCTTGTGCTCCCAAAAGAGGCGAGGACAAGTGCTCTGAGAATGACGCTGTTGTAAGTGAAATTGATGATCAATCTGATAAATTAGATTGCAATGTGGCTGCAGTGGCGGAAACTGCACGAGAAACCCTCCCCTTTGTTCCCGACGGGGTGACGGAAAAGTCTCTTCAACAGTCGTCAGAAAAAACTACTACTAACAAGATGGATCTTCAGTCTGCAAACATTTTGATCATTCCTCAATACAAATGTGACGTCTGCAGCAAGGTTTTTGCTGGAAAGGGCTCCCTGAGAAGTCATAAGATATCGCACAAgacaatgaaaaacaaacctgCTGGAGCAGTCACTGAAATAACTGATGATTCTGAAAAACAAGTGTCTGCTGCCGAGACCAGTGAAGTTTGTGACGATAAAATATGCGAGGACAGTGGCTCTGAGAAAGATGGTGTTGGAAGTAAAATTGACGATAATCATGGTAAATTAGATTGCATTGTGGCCGCAGTGGTGGAAACGGAACGAGAGTACCTCCCCTTTGTCCCCGACTTGGTAATGGATAAATCTCTTCCAAAGTCTTCAGAGGTACCTACTTGTAACGTGATGGATCTTCAGTCTGCAGTGACGAAGACCGCACAAGAAGCCCTCCCTATTGTTCCTGACTTGGCGATGAATAAATCTCTTCAAAAGTCGTCGGAGGCAACTACTTGTAACAAGATGGATCTTCAGTCTGCAGTGACGAAGACCGCACAAGAAGCCCTCCCTATTGTTCCTGACACCGCGCCAAACACCTGTGACGCAAATGGAAGTCACCTGAACAAGTCTGGGGAtttagagaaagatacaagtcACAGGGCAGAGTTGGAGTCTTCAAGGAAAACTTCAAATGATGAGCAAGAGCCACAGACTCCCTTAGAAAACATTCCAATTAATCCAAGTCGAGATGAGGTTCCAAGCTCcagtatttcaagggatgtgcACTTGAGCGAGAATCCAGTTGAAGCTGCGAACTCTTGTCTGTCAAACGATAAACAGATGAAGCAACCACCAAACAAAACTTCTGATGTAGAGGATCTTTCTTCTGGGAAAGTTACACCTGATAAGACCAACCTTCAGCTttcagttgaaaacaaaaaggacTTTGATTTGACAGGAAAAGTTGCAAATGACGAGTCTGATGTCAAGCCTTCAGAAGAACCTCACAGTGATGAAGTGGATTGTCCGTCAACAGAGAATAATTCGAGCGAAGGGGCGTGTACGTTGGAGCAAGGATTAACTGACAACAGTAACGAAAAAATCTCTTCATCTGAAATGTCAGAGCCTCATACAATGGAACTTCAGACCAGTGATGAAATCGTTCCCCATGGTCTTAAGATCACAGGAACTAGAGCAGAGATTCCTCTGGAGAATCCTAATGTTGTTGCAGAGAAAGTAGTGGCCGATTCGGAGCTTGAAACAGAGACAGATATTCCTCTTGGTAGCAACAGCAACAATCAGTGTGTTGATGGAAGTACAAACAACACCAACTCCAAGCTTGCAGAAGAAGGTGTGAATGCTAACCCCAGCGCTGTGTCTTCAGAGGCGAGCAATATCATTGCAAAAGACAGCCAGTCTTCAATAGAAAGTACCATGACCAATCCCACTTCTGTGCCAGACTACCTACAAGATGAAACAATGCACCGGGCTTTGGCAGAAGGCTCAGTAACATCTATTCCAACTGTATGCGTTAGAACAGGAGAAGAACCTCCAAAGATGTACACttgcaaaatgtgcaaaaaaaCATATGCAAAGTACAACCAGCTCACATCACACAAGCGAGCTCATGCTCGGAGAAAACGCCAAGGACTAAAAAGGAGGACACCAAAAGTTAAGGAACCTGTTCCTCTTCAACTTACCTGTCACATCTGCAAAGTTAATTTCTTTGATTATCAAAGCTACTACAATCACAAGGGCGCTCATGCTAGTATTAAAAACAGTACAGGTTTCGAGAACTGCCAAACCAGCCTTGAACTTTCCAAGGAAGACCAATCTCATGCAGTAGACGCTGAAGAAGTAAATCCTCAAACAACAGAGCTTGAATCATCTAAGGAAACCCAATCACGTGTGGTAGTTGCTGAAGACACCAACCGCCCAGTAGCAGAGCTTAAATCTTCTAAGGAAAAGGAATCTCATACGACAGTTTCTAAAGACACCAATCAACGGGTCAAGTCATCAGTTGACAAATCCTCAGATGGGATCACGCAGAACAGCCCCAAACATCAAGAAGAGTCCCAGCAGAAAAGCAAGTCACTAGGGACAACCATGTCTGCAGGACGTCTAGCGTCTGCCAAGGATATTGCGCTACAGGCAGCAGCAGCCTCTAAAGTTGCCATGGTCACAAGTAGTTCATTCAGAAATGCAGGCAAATATGCCTGTGATCAGTGCAGCAAGACCTTCTCACGTTTCACTCAGCTTAAAGGTCACCTGGCTGTTCATACAGCCAAGCTGCCAGTCCAAAAACGTGAGAAGCCCTACTTCTGCAAATATTGCAAGGTCAAGTTTGTAACAGCTGCACGATTGCTGTCTCACGTGAAAAAACATGGCGATGAAAAAGAGTGCGAGTATCTGAGGCAGAAGATTGCTCTACAAGAAATGGATCATTCATACTTTAGAAAGGTGATTGGTGGGAACAAGACGGCTCCGGAAAAACCAACGAAAAAAGTGCAGACCACATTGTCCTTTGAACATTATGAGAGTTCTGAATACCAGGGCTTGGCATGTCCTTACTGTCCAAGAAAGTATGCAAAGCAGTGTCACCTTGCGAACCATATGAATACCCATAGGAAGTACAAATGCACAGTGTGTAGGTCTTCGTTTTTTACTCCAAGACAACTGTCTGTTCATTTTCCATGTCCCAGTGAGCTTCTTAAACCCAAGGAGGATCCAAAGATTAAACCCAAGGACGACCCAAAGATTAAACAAAAGGAGGACCCAAAGATTAAACAAAAGGACGACCCAAAGATTAAACAAAAGGGTGACCCAAAGACGGCACAGGAATCAAAAGTCAAGCCCAAACCTGTTCCAATTTCTGTGAGCCGGAAGCCAACTAATTCTACTCCTGCGCCCGGAAGTGTGCCACTAATATTGGCTTGCAATCAGAGCAGTGTAATACTGACGAAAATTTTCAGAGTATTTCTGTCCGGTCTCAGACACCAGAAGAAAGGAGCCATACATCAAAGATCTAAATGGTTCCAGCCTAACCGGAGCTTACAGCGAGCTGCTTTGAAGTGTCACCAAGCCAGGTTGCAGAAGATACTGGGTTCTCTACGGAAGGCCATCATCATGGAGATTGAGGAAGACACGCACAAAGTGGTCTATGATTGTTCGGAATGCCGTAAGAGCTCCTTCTGTCACAAGGCAATCCTCAGGCACTTCCTTCAAAAACATTTGCCACAAACTGAGGAGAAGGTGAAGGAGAAAGAGAAGGTGAAGGAGAAAGAGAAGGTGAAGGAGAAAGAAAACGTGAAAGAAAAAGAGAAGGTCAAGGAAAAGGAGAAGAAAGAGTTACCTGCATCGCCTGAAGTTCAAATTATAGAGGAGCGACCTTCTGGTCGCTTCAGGAACTGTCCGATATGCAAACGCTCCTCTGGCTTTCAGTGTCATCTTCACAACAAGGCTAAAAACACTGAAACTGAAACTGAAGTTGAGATTGACAATGACGCTGACTTTGACATTGAAACGGAGGGTCcaaaaaaatacagaaagaaaaagtCATTTCCCTGCGATATATGCAGACAGAAATTCACCCAGCGGAGCCGGCTGATGAGGCACAAAGCAAGCCACATGGTGTATAAGGACAGCGCAAGGATTGCCTGCCAATTTTGCAAGTACACAGCTATATCAAGATTTGCTATGGCTGCCCATCTCAAAATACACAGGAAGCGGATTTCTAAGCGCCCCACGCGAGACGGAGTAATGGAATTGGGTGAGAAGCGGATTTCTAGGAGCTTCACACGAGACGAAGTAATGGAATTGGGTGAGAAGCGGATTTCTAAGCGCCCCACACGAGACAGAGTAATGGAATTGGGTGATAAGCCGAAGTTTGTCAAGATAAAACCCAAAGATGCTAGTGTTTACACATGCAGAACCTGTGGCAAATTCTTCACAAGTGTGAGAGCTTTCAGCAGTCATACTCAAGAGCATGAAGACGAGGACTGCTCTATAGTTCAGCATGAGAACAGCAGCAACCCAAGTGAGAATAGCGGCAATCAAGACTCGCAACAGGGAAGTAGCGTCAATCCTTCTACACAGCAGTTGAAAACCATTCCTGGTCCCATGAAGTTGAACACCAATCCTCTGCAGCAGTTGAACACCAAACTTACTCCGCAGAAAGTGGACACTAATCCTTCTCCACAGCAGTTGAACACCAATCTCACTCCGCAGAAAGTGAACACTAATCCTTCTCCGCAGAAATTGAACACCAATCCTCCGTCGCAGCAGTTAAAAACTAATCTTGCTCCCCAGCATTTGAGCAACAATTCTACTCCACAGCAGTCAAACACCAATCCTGCTCCACAGCAGTTGAGCACCAATCCTGCTCCACAGCAGTTGAGCACCAACCCTACTCCACAGAAAGTGAACACCAATCCTTCGTCGCAGCTGTTGAGCACCAACAAACCTATCCTAGCGAAAAGCGGCAGCATAATTCTCATCCTGCAGCATGGGAAAAACACTAGTGCAACCAACACTTCTAACATGCAGTTTGTGAAAGTCagcaaccctcctactgtgcaACGTGTAGTCAGCAACCCTATTGCTCTACAAAACACAACTCCAAATCTGCAGAATGGCAACAGCAGCACGCAGCATGGAGACAACACCAGCCCCACTGTACAGCAGGTTGACACTCAAGCCGTGGAGAATGTGGTGAACAGCAAGCATACACTGCAGAATGAAGAGGCCAACCCGAAACGGCGGAAATCGAGAAAACAACCTGAGGTGAACTTGCCATTCTCGTGTGCTAAGTGCCCCGAATTCTTCAAGACCACAGAAAAGTTGTGGGACCACATTATCAAGGAACACACTGCTGCGAACCCTTACAAATGCACTAAGTGTTCATTTGCCACAGACAGCCCATCCTCTCTCCATCGTCATGAGAAAAAACACGAAGAGAGCAGCCTAGAAAAGAAAAAGTGGCACTCATATCTTAGAGATGTGTTACACTCCAACTTAACAACACCAAGTGCTGGTCTTCCAAACAGCCCTACGAAAAAAGTGAGGAATGGATCGCAAGCCGGTGATAAAAGCCAGTCTGACAGTGTTTCACCCAAAAAGACGGGAAAACTTGAAGTGCAAACAAACTCCGGTTACCAAACCATTAAGAGTCCCAGATCTGAAGTTCAGACAACGGAAACAGTTTCTCAACCTCCTTCAGGGTGTGACACTTCACAAAACTCAGAGGGAAGTTCCTGGAAGCCCGCCGAGTCTCCTGACGAGTATTTTGCATGCTCTCAGTGCAAAGACTTCCGTGCTTCGACTCAGAAAGAATGGGACCAACATATCGTGACGGTTCACAAAGGCAGCACTACCGataagttctcttgcaaaatgtGTCAGTATGCCACCACGAGTAAACAACGCTTGGAGCGTCATATGAAATTACATCGACGCATGACGCTTCAGTGTGACTCCTGCGCGTACCGCACCCCACAGAGGCACCAGATGATTCGCCACGTCCAGACCGTACACAAGCAGCAGAAACCATTCAAATGCAAGACCTGCAGCTACTCGACCGCATACAACCACCACCTCAGGAGGCATGCAGAGAAGCACAAGAACCCAAACTTCAGATGTCGTTATCGGAAATTCATGAAGAGCG